CAGGCTCCGCACGCAGGACGGGCAGCTCAGCATTGTAGGGATCATTGCCAATCACCGTGAGTCCCTTCATGCGGACGGAGGGCACGTTGAAGGCTGCAGGATTCATGGGGACAGTCTCCTGGGGCACATCCACACCAATGAGCATGCTCGCGAGTCCCGGGCCGCCGGTACGGTGAACATTGCAGTAGGTCTCAAAGTTCGACCCGGGCCGTATCACTTCTCGGTGCGTGCATCGCACCGCTTTCATGCCACCATTGACCGTGTCCGGCACCTTTTCATAGCAGGAGTCCACCGCCCGCAGACCGCTCTTGTTGCAGATCTCCACGAGCTGCGCCTCCTGGGGTGGCGCAATCTCCTCCGTCTTGTAGTCCTTCGACGCGGCGTTCATCGCGTCTGACCAGATGGGCAGTGCAATGCGATTGCTGAAGGCACCCTCATAGATGGGTTTCTGCTGGTCAAAGCCGCACCACACACCACATGTGACGGAGCTGGTGTAGCCCAAGAACCAAAGGTCCTTGAATTCATACGCCGTGCCCGTCTTGCCTGCGGCCGGGAAATCTTTGAGGCCAAACTCATCACGCGCCGGCCGTCCGGTGCCGCGATCGAGTGCCTCCACCAGGCAGGAGTGAGTCTGGTATGCCGCGATTTCATCCATCACCGGCACCAGGGGTTCCTCATCCTCTTTGATCTGGTAGATGACCTTTCCTTTGTCATCCGTGATGCGATGGATCAGCGTCAATTCTTTCGGACGTTTGCCCTTGTTGGGGAAGGTGCTGTAGGCCAGCACCATTTCATCCAGCTTGGCCTCGCTCACTCCCAGGAAGCTGCTCGGATAGTCACGCACAGGAGACTTGATGCCGGCACGGGCAACCAGATCCTTCACCGAAGGCAGACCAATTTCCAGCCCCAATCGCGCCGTCGCGGCGGTGCGGCTCTGCACCAAGGATTCACGCAGGGAAATGGTATCTCCATACACGGTCTCTTCCTGCTCAGTACCCCACTCCCCAAGTCGTCCGTCGAAGCCGCCAATCATCACCAGACGATTGTTGATGGGCTTGTCCTCCATCAACCCCGGCGGGTAGTACTGCGGTTTTTCAAAAGCGGCGGCATAGACAAAGGGCAGGAACGCCGTGCCCGTCGGGCGACGGGTCTGCAACGCACGGTTGAACATGCTGTCGAGGAAATCACGCCCACCCACCATGGCAAGCACGGAGCCGTCATGATTGTCGATCACCAGAGCAGCCGCCTGCAGATATTGCGGTGCGGGAATGGGCGTATTCGCGGGGATCTCCTTCGAGGCGATGCGCTTCTTCGCCAGATCCTTGATCTGGTGATACAGCTCATAGGTCTGGTGGGTATAACCGGGCCGCTGCTCCACCTCAGAAAGACGCTGACGGACGGACGCCTCCACCGCGCGCTGTAGTTTCGCGTCCACCGTGGCATAGATGTGGAAGCCGCCCGACTGCGCAGCCTCTTCACCGATGATTCCGATGGCCTGCTGGCGGATCTCCTCAGTCACATGGCTCAGGCGGGTAACGTTGTCCGGGGGATTCGTCACCACGGGCATGGCCTTGTACTGCTCTGCTTCGGCTTTTGAAAGGAGCCCCTCCTCGCGCATGCGATCGAGCACGTGGTCGCGGGCCTTCTTCGCACGATCTGGATAGCGCAGCGGTTCGAGGTTGTTCGGGCTCTTGATGATGCCGCAGATGAGGGCGCTTTCTTCCAGGCTGAGATCCTTCACGTCCTTGCCGAAATAACCCTGTGCCGCCGCCTGGATGCCGTAGAAGTTTCGACCAAAGAAGATCCGGTTCAGATACATCTCAAGGATCTCGGACTTCGTGTACTTCTCCTCGATGCGCTCCGCGATGAACCACTCCACGATCTTGCGCGTGTAACGTGCGTTCTTATCCCCGGCTTTTTCGAGTTCCTTGAGCTTGAAAGCATCTCGGGCGAGCTGCTGCGTGATGGTGCTCGCGCCCTGGGTTTCTTCACCCGCCTTGTAGTTGAGATACATGGCGCGCACGACACCCACCATGTCCACACCCTTGTGGCGGAAGAAACGCTCATCCTCCTGGGCAGTCAGCGCATCGATCAACCGAAGCGGCACCTGCTCGAATTTGATGGGCGTGCGGTTCAGCACAAAAATGCGGCCCAGTTCATCACCACGTCGATCGTAGATGAGACTGGCTTTTTCGATCTTGTGGAGATCCGCCAGATCGAAGGTTTCCGCTTGCTCGCGCAGCGGGGCGAGAATCGCCATGACAACACCCATGGCAGTGACGCCGGTGACGAGGCAAATGATGGCCAGAATGGCGAACCATTTGCGCCGGTAGATGGGCACGCGCCTGCGGACGACATTGCCTTTCCCGCGTTTGGACGGAGGCACCTTGCCTCCGAGCTGGCGGGCGATGGGGTTCACTTCAGGCTCAGGCATTTGGGGGCTGTTTGCGTTGCGATGGGGAAGGAGTATAGCCCCATACCGAGATATGGCCAACGCAAACCCTGTGCCGTCAGCCCAAGTACTTATTCGCAACCGGATTGCCGCCGCAGCTGCCGGTCGCCTCCCGTGGGCGGAGGTCATGCAGATTGCCCTGTACGAGCCCGGGATGGGGTACTACCGCCAGGGAGTGCGCAAGATTGGCCGCGAGGGCGATTTCTACACCAGCGTCAGCGCGGGGCCGCTCTTCGGCCAACTGCTGGCGGAGCAGGCCCGGCAAGTATGGGCGGCCATGGGCCGACCAGACGAGTTCACGCTCATCGAACAGGGAGCCCACGATGGTACCTTGGCGCGGGATGTCCTCGTCGGCTGTCAGGAACTCGACCCGGATTTCGCCGGGATTGTGCGGTATGTGCTAATCGAGCCGGACACCGGTCTCCGGGAGGCCCAACAAAGCACCCTTGCCCAGCACGCCCGCGTGACTTGGGTTTCTGAACTGGCCGGGCTCCCCTCCTCCCCCGCCGCACTCTTCCTTTGCAATGAACTGCTGGACGCCTTCCCCGTGCACCGGGTGCGCTGGGATGGGTCAGCGTGGCGGGAGTTGTGGGTGGCTCTGGATCCTCCAGGGGATGCCCCCTCTTCGGCCAAGCCACCCTTGCAGTTCGTAGAGGCTGAGCTCAGTCATGCCGCACTCGAAGCCCGTACCGCAGCGTTGGGCACGGCTTTCCCCACGGGCTACACCACTGAGATCTGCCTCGCGGTGGATGCCTGGGTGGAGTCGCTGGCCGCAGCACCCTTTGCCGGTGCGGTGCTCGTACTCGACTATGGGATGCCCGACACCGAGTACTACGCCCCCGGGAGGACCGATGGCACCCTGCGCCGCTACTTCCATCATCGCATGGATGACAAGGTCCTCGACGATCTTTGCGAAGCGGATCTCACGGCTGACGTCAACTTCACTTGTGTTGTCAAAACCGCGGAGAAAACTGGCTTGGAACTTGCGTCGTTTATCGAACAAGGACGCTATCTGACAAAACTTTTCGCCGACACCCTTTCCTCCCGACCGATGTCCATGGACGCCGCCACCAAGCGCCAGTTCCACACCTTGACCCACCCCGGAATCCTGGGTCGTAACTTCCATGCGCTGCTCCTCGCCAAGGGGGTGCCAGCAGCCCGCTTCCTGCCCCCGAACGAACAGGAAGCAGGGCGTCGGCGATTGGGGCTGTAACCTTGGCAGAGTTTTTCCGAACTCATCCTTGCCTCCAATTGCGCTTAGCTTTCTCCATCCCCCTTGGTCCCTTCAATGAGCCCCACATCCGAGCCAGTCGAGTTTTTCAACCGCTACACCGGGAAGACCGAGACTGAGGACATCTACGGCGAAGGGTTTTTGCGCTGGGCCTACGAGAGCAAGGCCGGACGTGCCGCACTATCCACGCTTGTGAAGCGGAAACTCTTCTCGTCTTGGTACGGGTGGCGCATGTCCCAACCCGCCAGCCGCTCCCGGGTGCTGCCGTTTGTGGAAAAGTATGGCATCAAACGCGAGGAGATGGCGGGCGAGGCGGAGTACTATCCCACCTTCAATGCTTTCTTTGCCCGGAAATTGAAACCCGCCGCGCGGCCTATTGCAGGGGACCCAGACACGGTGGTCTTCCCAGCGGACGGACGCCACTTCGCCATTCCCGATATTGCGGCGAGCGACGGCATCTTTGTGAAAGGCATCCCGTTTGATTTGCCTGCCTTGCTTCGCGATGACGCTCTCGCGCAAAAGTTTGCTCACGGCTCCATGATCATCTCGCGGCTATGCCCGGTGGACTACCATCGATTCCACTTTCCGTGCGCCGGCGTGCCGAGCGAGGCAAAACTCATCAATGGCCCGCTCTACTCGGTGAGTCCCATTGCCCTCCGTCAACGTCCTACCATCCTGTGGGAGAACAAGCGCTACCTCGTCCGCCTGCAAACCGAGGAGTTTGGCGAAGTCCTGTTGCTCGAAGTCGGCGCCACATGCGTGGGTACGGTGAAGCAGACCTATCGTCCCGGCGAGCGTGTGACCAAGGGCCAGGAGATGGGTTACTTCATCTTCGGTGGCTCCTGTTTCATCACGGTCTTTGAGCAGGGCCGGGTGCAACTCGCGCCGGATCTGCTGGAACACAGTGCACAGGGACGTGAGGTGTACTCGCGCATTGGGGATGTGGCGGCCACGGTCCCGGGCAAGGCCGCGGAGAAAGAGTCTCTCGCCTCTACGACTGAGCCAGGGTTCACGGAAGGAGATGCACCCGTGGAAGTGGGTGCAATCGATCCGACAGCGGGCGCAGCCTCGGAGATCTGATCTTCAGAGTCCCAAGGGCTCCCATGTGGTAGGATCATCTCGATGGATGTTTCTTCCGAATGACTTCTCGATGCGGCTTCGCTAGGTTTCACCAATGAAGTGGACGCGGCGAATTTTGATCGGGCTGCTCATTTTCACTGGGATGCTTATCGCACTCTGGTGGGAGGAGAACTGGCGTGGGCAAAAGTTGTGGGAAGAGTCGTGCGCCCGCCTTCGAGCTGCGGGCGAGCCCGTGGAGATCGCAGACATTATTCCTCCGATGATTCCAGACGAGGAGAATGTAGCTGCCGCGCCGATCTTTGCGGAACTTTTCGGCGATCCGGAGGCTGCTCGACTTCCCAAGATTTCCCGATCTTTGCCAACACAGGTTGGAAAGGCGATCCAGTCCGGGAATCGGGGGATATCCCCTGACGATTTGACAGTTCTGGAGGAATATCGGAACGACCTGCGCGAGCGGTTCCCACGAGACGTTCCCGACACAGCCATGAGCGCAGCGGACGAAATACTGCACTATCTCAAAAGGTGGGACGTGGATTATCAGGAGATGCTTTCCGCCTTAGAGCGGCCCAGATGCCGCTGGCCTCTGGACTATGAAAGTGGTGTGAAAATGGACTCCCCACACCTGGTTCCTCTGGTTGGTTTTACAAACTTCATGCGGCTTCGACTGCTGGCTCTCGCGGCAAACGACGACGGCGAGCAGTACACGAGGAACCTCGTCGCCATGATGAAGCTCGATCGGACGATAGGCGAGCGGCCTCAGTCGTGGCTTGCACAATTGGTTTCTAACGCGATGGCCACCGTCACGTTTAACACATGGCAGCAGACACTTGCTCGTGTACATCTCAATGACGAGCAACTCAAGCTGCTGCAGGACGAGGTTTCCAAGTACTCCTTGGAAAGTGTGCGTCTGGCCTTGCAAAACGAGCATGTGATCGGAGCGGAGACGTTTCGCAAGCTGAGTGGGGCAGAGATGGTGGAATGGATGGATGAGCTGGACTGGATGCCGAGTGCAAATGGGAAAGCAATGCAGGAGATCAAACGTGGTGTTTTCCGCGCGGGAATGCTCCTGCGCCCGCAGGGCTGGACATTGGCGGAAGCTGCACTGGGACAGGACTTCTCTTTTGATGAAGAGCTCCCTTGTGTCGATCCCGTTCGCGGTGTCATTGATGCAGCCAGAGTCGAGTCGTCGAGGCTCAAGGGAGAGCAACTGAAGAGTTCACTGTCCTGGTTCTCCATGGGACGGCATGCTCAGAATCTTGCGACGTTTTCCTCACTTATGGAAAGGACATCGCGAGTGCATGCACAAGCAAGGCTGGCACTCCTCTGGTGTGCGATCGAGCGGTGTCGGTTGCGGCATGGGAAGCTACCGCCCTCTACAGAGGCACTCGTACCAGAGTTTCTTGCTGCACTTCCGGTGGACGTCATGAGCGGAGGAGCGATTCGTTTCTCTCCCAAGCAAGGCGATAGCTATGTTCTCTATTCGTCGAGTTGGAATCGTGGTCACATCCGCAAGAGTTCCACCGATGGCCCTGCCAAGGACGACTGGACTTGGCCGTCCGAGCCAACCTTGTTGAAGACAGAGGCAGAGGGCAAATCCGAACCAGGATCCACGACAGGCCGCAAGCGCTGACGTCGTCTGGTCTGTCGACTCGTCACTACCTCCCCACCCACAGGATCCCCACCGCATTCGGGGTGATGTTCTTCTTCATGGGAGTGAGCTTCGCCACTTCGAAGGTCAACGCTGTGGGATCATACTGGTCGCGGATCTTTTGGGTTTCATCCGTGAGCTGCTGATCCAATGCCTTGAGCTCTTCGCGGTAGCGCTCGACTTCCTGTTCCGCGTTGGCGACGTCGCGCGATTCGCGGAAGACACTGCCTGCCCGATTGACGTTGGTCGCGCTCACGACGCTGGACTTCCTGCCGAAGAGAGCGCCGAGCAGCGAGGTGCCAATCGTGGCAGCCGCGCTCCATTTTGCGCTGCTGGCCTGAGCTTTCTGCGCATCAACCTTCTGCATGGCGCGCGTAGCCTTGTCCTCAATCGACTTCGCCTGCTTCATCATCGTGGCGCGGAGCTCTTCCACTGCTTTGTCGCGAAGCTCACGGGCCACTTGTGAAACACGCACCCGGAAGTCGGCTTCGCTTTCACCGAAGTTGGAATAGGCTTCCAGCAGGGGACTGTATCGAATCTCA
The window above is part of the Roseimicrobium gellanilyticum genome. Proteins encoded here:
- a CDS encoding transglycosylase domain-containing protein, coding for MPEPEVNPIARQLGGKVPPSKRGKGNVVRRRVPIYRRKWFAILAIICLVTGVTAMGVVMAILAPLREQAETFDLADLHKIEKASLIYDRRGDELGRIFVLNRTPIKFEQVPLRLIDALTAQEDERFFRHKGVDMVGVVRAMYLNYKAGEETQGASTITQQLARDAFKLKELEKAGDKNARYTRKIVEWFIAERIEEKYTKSEILEMYLNRIFFGRNFYGIQAAAQGYFGKDVKDLSLEESALICGIIKSPNNLEPLRYPDRAKKARDHVLDRMREEGLLSKAEAEQYKAMPVVTNPPDNVTRLSHVTEEIRQQAIGIIGEEAAQSGGFHIYATVDAKLQRAVEASVRQRLSEVEQRPGYTHQTYELYHQIKDLAKKRIASKEIPANTPIPAPQYLQAAALVIDNHDGSVLAMVGGRDFLDSMFNRALQTRRPTGTAFLPFVYAAAFEKPQYYPPGLMEDKPINNRLVMIGGFDGRLGEWGTEQEETVYGDTISLRESLVQSRTAATARLGLEIGLPSVKDLVARAGIKSPVRDYPSSFLGVSEAKLDEMVLAYSTFPNKGKRPKELTLIHRITDDKGKVIYQIKEDEEPLVPVMDEIAAYQTHSCLVEALDRGTGRPARDEFGLKDFPAAGKTGTAYEFKDLWFLGYTSSVTCGVWCGFDQQKPIYEGAFSNRIALPIWSDAMNAASKDYKTEEIAPPQEAQLVEICNKSGLRAVDSCYEKVPDTVNGGMKAVRCTHREVIRPGSNFETYCNVHRTGGPGLASMLIGVDVPQETVPMNPAAFNVPSVRMKGLTVIGNDPYNAELPVLRAEPVDESGEVVPRAVPVMEEEGQPQSPIKLAPPPPLKLD
- a CDS encoding class I SAM-dependent methyltransferase, which encodes MANANPVPSAQVLIRNRIAAAAAGRLPWAEVMQIALYEPGMGYYRQGVRKIGREGDFYTSVSAGPLFGQLLAEQARQVWAAMGRPDEFTLIEQGAHDGTLARDVLVGCQELDPDFAGIVRYVLIEPDTGLREAQQSTLAQHARVTWVSELAGLPSSPAALFLCNELLDAFPVHRVRWDGSAWRELWVALDPPGDAPSSAKPPLQFVEAELSHAALEARTAALGTAFPTGYTTEICLAVDAWVESLAAAPFAGAVLVLDYGMPDTEYYAPGRTDGTLRRYFHHRMDDKVLDDLCEADLTADVNFTCVVKTAEKTGLELASFIEQGRYLTKLFADTLSSRPMSMDAATKRQFHTLTHPGILGRNFHALLLAKGVPAARFLPPNEQEAGRRRLGL
- a CDS encoding phosphatidylserine decarboxylase, which codes for MSPTSEPVEFFNRYTGKTETEDIYGEGFLRWAYESKAGRAALSTLVKRKLFSSWYGWRMSQPASRSRVLPFVEKYGIKREEMAGEAEYYPTFNAFFARKLKPAARPIAGDPDTVVFPADGRHFAIPDIAASDGIFVKGIPFDLPALLRDDALAQKFAHGSMIISRLCPVDYHRFHFPCAGVPSEAKLINGPLYSVSPIALRQRPTILWENKRYLVRLQTEEFGEVLLLEVGATCVGTVKQTYRPGERVTKGQEMGYFIFGGSCFITVFEQGRVQLAPDLLEHSAQGREVYSRIGDVAATVPGKAAEKESLASTTEPGFTEGDAPVEVGAIDPTAGAASEI